One Festucalex cinctus isolate MCC-2025b chromosome 1, RoL_Fcin_1.0, whole genome shotgun sequence genomic region harbors:
- the myadmb gene encoding myeloid-associated differentiation marker homolog, whose translation MAIVLHSTPLLWTRLAALIFSCVAFSVAVHGGRLYHGTGDWCIFCWAFSFAGTLLVLLVELFGLQTRAPISWKNFPITFACYAALLCLSASIIFPLYYLKGSMGPSQVRDYRIVSTVFSCLATIAYMTEVSISKARPGEVAGYMATAPGLLKVCETFVACIIFVFISDPVLYDRHDALKYCMSVYCICFILSAAIILLCVGECTGCLPFPFARFLSGYALLAVVLYLSATIVWPIFNFDPKHGGNKQRPSSCGSTQGLCTWDKLMAVAVLTAVNFVLYLADLIYSARLVFVSA comes from the coding sequence ATGGCGATCGTCCTGCACTCTACCCCCCTCTTGTGGACGCGTCTGGCGGCGCTGATCTTCTCCTGCGTGGCCTTCTCGGTGGCGGTCCACGGCGGGCGCCTGTACCACGGCACGGGCGACTGGTGCATCTTCTGCTGGGCCTTCAGCTTCGCCGGCACCCTGCTGGTGCTCCTGGTGGAGCTGTTCGGCCTGCAGACCCGAGCGCCCATCTCCTGGAAGAACTTCCCCATCACGTTCGCCTGCTACGCCGCCCTGCTGTGCCTGTCGGCGTCCATCATCTTCCCGCTGTACTACCTGAAGGGCTCCATGGGGCCCAGCCAGGTGCGCGACTACCGCATCGTGTCCACCGTCTTCTCCTGCCTGGCCACCATCGCCTACATGACAGAGGTGAGCATCAGCAAGGCCCGGCCGGGCGAGGTGGCGGGCTACATGGCCACCGCGCCGGGCCTGCTCAAAGTGTGCGAGACCTTCGTGGCCTGCATCATCTTCGTGTTCATCAGCGACCCGGTGCTGTACGACCGCCATGACGCGCTCAAGTACTGCATGTCCGTCTACTGCATCTGCTTCATCCTGTCCGCCGCCATCATCCTGCTGTGCGTGGGCGAGTGCACCGGCTGCCTGCCGTTCCCCTTCGCCCGCTTCCTGTCGGGCTACGCCCTGCTGGCCGTGGTGCTCTACCTGTCGGCCACCATCGTCTGGCCCATCTTCAACTTCGACCCCAAGCACGGCGGCAACAAGCAGCGGCCGTCCAGCTGCGGCTCCACGCAGGGGCTGTGCACGTGGGACAAGCTGATGGCGGTGGCCGTGCTCACCGCCGTCAACTTCGTCCTCTACCTGGCCGACCTCATCTACTCCGCCCGCTTGGTGTTTGTCAGCGCTTGA
- the nfatc4 gene encoding nuclear factor of activated T-cells, cytoplasmic 4 produces MGAAPGSGWEEGEFEFKLVFEEDAPRPEEEGSGSGSGSVEPTDSSSSVVTDGHCATSHAERSPVSIPSPPPSVKQRAGMHSPPPRRAPAREFSGTYESLPARSVQVSESRVVECPSIQITTISPEDEPAPALSWDVESGSRWDRERLYLPLMDPFTYRDRCPSSLSPSPASSPSSRGWLSPASSCDSLLVEEDEISEATLHFGLSPSSRPTSPGGKKRRNSPLASPCSSRRGSYSEELQGGVTEGGDSGLPSQTSPGSCELSVPQKTRKTSMDQLSPRDQEQAPGKQQAETLQTRREPPSMSMDYLSVPPALAWGRTRANAHSPLFRSNALPPLDWPLPSQFDQYELRIEVQPRPHHRAHYETEGSRGAVKATPTGHPVVKLFGYKERKPLSLQVFVGTADDRSIRPHPFYQIHRVTGKMVGTTSHENIQAGTKVLDIPLNPENHMTALIDCAGILKLRNSDIELRKGETDVGRKNTRVRLVFRTHLPLAPPAAPPGRVLALQVASLPIECSQRSAQELPVIESVSLTSCSVEGGEELLLSGTNFMAISRVVFMERSTDGKLQWEEDAYVDRDNSNECLLCVRVPPYCDLSSTRPVSVSLYVSNGKRKRSSTHCFKYVPIMFKEEDPLLPRPQAPPLDAGVACSSVGGQSRMNMRCDPIAEEQTGLGFHLSSYQSPYSPPCTSVAYQEEYSADTITEDPGGMGPTVSEHHPSFENLELGFTELLPPLYLRGPQPPSPSPWLDSPYLSSSPSPSHSSSLSPFPAGSPISSSPLPPVPTPPYPHYTAYPQEMRPSPPTNQSAYQDMCSVPYSHYESWDPPGRVLGLGQGDERDAKIQECPLEFTSSTTMHPITFEEVSEYIGQDLESYRVASHTDEQAQ; encoded by the exons ATGGGGGCAGCGCCGGGCTCCGGCTGGGAGGAGGGCGAGTTCGAGTTCAAGCTGGTGTTCGAGGAGGACGCGCCGCGGCCGGAGGAGGAGGGTTCCGGCTCCGGATCCGGCTCCGTGGAGCCCACTGACAGCAGCAGCAGTGTGG TTACAGACGGCCACTGTGCCACCTCTCATGCGGAGCGCTCCCCAGTTAGCATCCCCAGCCCGCCACCCTCGGTCAAACAGCGGGCCGGGATGCATTCCCCACCTCCACGGAGAGCGCCAGCCAGAGAATTCAGCGGGACCTATGAGAGCTTGCCGGCCCGCTCCGTTCAG GTTTCAGAGTCCCGCGTGGTGGAGTGTCCCAGCATCCAGATCACCACCATTTCGCCCGAGGATGAGCCAGCACCCGCACTCTCCTGGGATGTAGAGAGCGGCAGTAGGTGGGACCGGGAGCGCCTCTATCTCCCCCTGATGGACCCTTTCACCTACCGAGACAGGTGCCCCAGCTCACTCAGCCCCAGCCCTGCCTCCAGCCCCTCGTCCCGTGGCTGGCTGAGCCCGGCCTCCAGCTGTGATTCCCTGTTGGTGGAAGAAGACGAGATCAGTGAGGCCACGCTCCATTTTGGGCTCTCACCGTCTTCCCGGCCAACTTCGCCGGGCGGAAAGAAGCGGAGGAACTCGCCTCTAGCATCCCCTTGCTCGTCTCGCAGGGGTAGTTACTCAGAGGAGTTGCAAGGAGGTGTCACGGAGGGGGGAGACTCTGGTCTTCCGTCACAAACTTCGCCAGGCAGCTGTGAGCTCAGCGTTCCACAGAAAACGAGGAAGACATCTATGGATCAG TTGTCTCCAAGGGATCAGGAGCAGGCCCCTGGGAAACAGCAAGCAGAGACCCTGCAGACCAGGAGAGAGCCCCCCTCGATGAGTATGGACTATCTCTCGGTTCCCCCTGCTCTGGCCTGGGGCCGGACCCGAGCCAACGCCCACAGTCCTCTCTTCAG GTCCAATGCCCTGCCACCGCTTGACTGGCCACTGCCCTCTCAGTTTGACCAGTACGAGCTACGTATCGAGGTGCAACCCCGGCCACACCACCGAGCCCACTATGAGACTGAAGGGAGCAGAGGAGCCGTCAAGGCCACTCCGACCGGACATCCGGTTGTCAAG CTGTTTGGATACAAGGAGAGAAAACCGCTTTCTCTCCAGGTCTTCGTGGGAACCGCAGATGACCGCTCCATCAGGCCACACCCCTTCTATCAGATACACAG AGTGACAGGGAAAATGGTCGGTACCACCAGTCATGAGAACATCCAGGCAGGAACAAAAGTACTAGACATCCCCCTCAACCCTGAGAACCACATGACTGCCCT TATCGACTGCGCCGGGATTCTCAAGTTGAGGAACTCGGACATTGAACTGAGAAAGGGCGAAACCGATGTCGGGAGGAAGAACACGCGTGTCCGCTTGGTTTTCCGCACCCACCTCCCTCTGGCACCCCCTGCTGCCCCCCCTGGTCGGGTCCTGGCCCTGCAGGTGGCCTCACTGCCCATCGAATGCT CCCAGCGGTCAGCACAGGAACTGCCTGTTATCGAGTCAGTCAGCCTCACTTCTTGTTCAGTAGAGGGTGGGGAGGAGCTCTTACTAAGCGGCACCAACTTCATGGCTATCTCTAGAGTTGTTTTCATGGAGAGAAGTACAG ATGGTAAACTTCAGTGGGAAGAGGATGCCTATGTGGACCGTGACAACAGCAATGAG TGTTTGCTGTGTGTGAGGGTGCCGCCCTACTGCGACCTGTCCAGCACTCGTCCAGTGTCGGTCAGTCTTTACGTCTCCAATGGGAAGAGGAAAAGGAGCAGCACTCATTGCTTTAAATATGTCCCCA TCATGTTCAAGGAAGAGGACCCGCTGCTGCCCCGGCCCCAGGCGCCACCTCTGGATGCAGGGGTGGCGTGTTCTTCGGTGGGGGGTCAGTCCAGAATGAACATGAGGTGCGACCCCATAGCAGAAGAGCAGACAGGCCTGGGCTTTCACCTGTCCTCTTACCAATCCCCCTACTCCCCTCCGTGCACGAGCGTGGCTTATCAGGAAGAGTACAGCGCTGACACTATAACGGAGGATCCTGGAGGGATGGGTCCCACCGTGTCTGAGCATCACCCCAGCTTTGAGAACCTGGAGCTGGGTTTCACCGAGCTCCTTCCACCTCTGTACCTCCGCGGTCCACAACCACCGTCCCCGTCCCCGTGGCTAGACTCACCCTACCtgtcctcctcaccctctccctcccactccTCTTCTCTTAGCCCTTTTCCAGCTGGCAGCCCTATCTCCTCCTCACCTCTGCCTCCTGTTCCCACCCCACCATACCCCCACTACACTGCTTATCCTCAGGAGATGCGTCCCTCCCCTCCAACAAACCAGAGCGCCTACCAGGACATGTGCTCAGTGCCTTACTCCCACTATGAGAGCTGGGACCCTCCGGGAAGGGTTCTGGGTCTGGGTCAGGGGGACGAGAGAGATGCCAAGATTCAGGAATGTCCACTGGAGTTCACCAGCTCCACCACCATGCATCCCATCACATTTGAGGAAG TGTCGGAGTACATCGGGCAAGACTTGGAATCTTACCGGGTCGCCTCACACACGGATGAGCAGGCACAATGA
- the LOC144015799 gene encoding leukotriene B4 receptor 1-like, translating to MNNLSEVHRRSMLADENPEDGSVVSNDYSTTVGALILSLVFLLGVPGNLFIVWSIMARARRRSVTTLLILNLACADGFLMALTVFFIVYLAKQTWVFGTAMCKGLFYLCNVNMYASIFLITLMSVHRLVVVVLPRKTSARISRKVVRRVIFGMWLLVAISALPSLVFRDVREDKDERNKTRHVCAPNHTLPRYVRFQYSLETVLGFILPYAVIITSYVLIIRRLRQTRFRRKVRSEKLILAIVVMFCLFWLPYHVINMIQVAAEWYSEGSPRREILDHIYKSSRAVTSALAFISSCANPVLYTFAGKSYIKKNGLGFMARLFEGTSLDQTATKRGQDVTLSNVDSGTASSSAQNGR from the exons ATGAACAATCTGAGTGAGGTCCACAGGCGCTCCATGCTCGCAGACGAGAACCCCGAAGACGGCAGCGTGGTGAGCAACGACTACTCCACCACGGTGGGCGCCCTCATCCTGAGTTTGGTCTTCCTGCTGGGCGTGCCCGGCAACCTCTTCATCGTGTGGAGCATTATGGCCCGCGCCCGGCGCCGCTCCGTCACCACGCTGCTCATCCTCAACCTGGCGTGCGCCGACGGCTTCCTCATGGCGCTCACCGTCTTCTTCATCGTCTACCTGGCCAAGCAGACGTGGGTGTTCGGCACGGCCATGTGCAAGGGTCTCTTCTACCTGTGCAACGTCAACATGTACGCCTCCATCTTCCTCATCACGCTGATGAGCGTGCACcggctggtggtggtggtgctgcCCCGCAAGACGTCGGCCAGGATCAGCCGCAAGGTTGTGCGCCGCGTCATTTTTGGCATGTGGCTGCTGGTGGCCATCAGCGCGTTGCCCTCGCTGGTGTTCCGGGACGTGCGCGAGGACAAAGACGAGCGGAACAAGACGCGACATGTGTGCGCTCCCAACCACACGCTGCCTCGATAC GTGAGGTTTCAGTACTCACTCGAGACAGTGCTGGGCTTCATTCTGCCTTACGCCGTCATCATCACGAGCTACGTGCTCATTATAAGACGCCTGAGACAGACCAGGTTCCGGCGGAAGGTCCGCAGCGAAAAGCTCATCTTGGCCATCGTGGTGATGTTCTGCCTCTTCTGGTTGCCGTACCACGTCATCAACATGATACAG GTGGCAGCTGAGTGGTACTCTGAGGGATCACCCAGACGAGAAAT CCTGGACCACATCTACAAGTCGAGTCGCGCCGTCACGTCAGCCCTGGCCTTCATCAGTAGCTGCGCCAACCCCGTCCTGTACACCTTCGCTGGCAAATCGTACATCAAGAAGAACGGCTTGGGCTTCATGGCGCGCCTCTTTGAGGGGACCTCTCTGGACCAGACTGCCACCAAACGGGGACAGGACGTGACGCTCAGCAATGTGGACTCTGGCACGGCCTCATCGTCGGCACAAAATGGACGATGA